Proteins encoded together in one Telopea speciosissima isolate NSW1024214 ecotype Mountain lineage chromosome 4, Tspe_v1, whole genome shotgun sequence window:
- the LOC122659681 gene encoding proteasome subunit alpha type-7-like has protein sequence MARYDRAITVFSPDGHLFQVEYALEAVRKGNAAVGVRGTDTIVLGVEKKSTAKLQDSRSVRKIVNLDNHIALACAGLKADARVLINKARIECQSHRLTVEDPVTVEYITRYIAGLQQKYTQSGGVRPFGLSTLIVGFDPYTGVPSLYQTDPSGTFSAWKANATGRNSNSMREFLEKNYKETSGQETVKLAIRALLEVVESGGKNIEIAVMTREHGLRQLDEAEIDAIVAEIEAEKAAAEAAKKGPPKET, from the exons ATGGCTCGATACGATCGTGCGATCACAGTTTTCTCTCCGGATGGTCACCTGTTTCAAGTCGAGTACGCCCTCGAGGCCGTTCGCAAGGGTAACGCGGCCGTCGGAGTTCGAGGCACCGACACCATTGTTCTCGGTGTCGAGAAGAAATCCACCGCTAAACTTCAAGACTCAAG ATCAGTTAGAAAGATTGTAAATCTTGATAACCATATTGCTTTGGCTTGTGCTGGGCTAAAAGCAGATGCAAGGGTCCTGATAAACAAGGCAAGGATTGAATGTCAGAGCCATAGGCTTACAGTTGAGGATCCTGTAACGGTTGAATACATAACCCGTTACATTGCTGGTCTTCAGCAGAAGTATACACAGAGTGGTGGTGTGAGGCCATTTGGTCTGTCAACTTTGATTGTGGGCTTTGATCCATATACGGGTGTTCCATCACTCTATCAGACAGATCCATCCGGAACGTTTTCGGCTTGGAAAGCTAATGCGACTGGGAGAAACTCAAACTCTATGCGTGAGTTTTTAGAGAAGAACTATAAGGAAACTTCTGGGCAAGAGACTGTAAAACTTGCAATCCGGGCATTGCTAGAA GTTGTTGAGAGTGGTGGAAAGAACATCGAGATTGCTGTGATGACAAGAGAACATGGTCTACGGCAACTTGATGAAGCTGAAATTGATGCCATTGTTGCTGAGATAGAAGCAGAGAAAGCAGCAGCAGAGGCTGCAAAGAAGGGGCCTCCAAAAGAAACCTAA